The genome window TAATTAGCCTTGTTTGCGTTGCGGGGTGCAGCTTTATGACTGCGGTTATCCGACAAAGTTTAGCAATTTTTTTGTCAAAGTTTGCGTAGCAGGCAGAACTGCATTAGCTTGTAATCTAGCTTTTTGGGAACTGAATCGCAGCTTAGGCGAATGGCTGCCTTTGACAACATATACAGAGCTTTTGGCTCTAAGGATCAAGGAATTACCATGGCAGACACAAACCATCTGAGTGCATTTAGCGGTGTATTGCGCGATTTGATCTCCTCTTTGCGTGATGCGCTGCTGTTTGGGGTTTTTGTGCTGCTGTTATTTTCACCGGAAACCGTCAAAGCCCGGCTGATAGAGGCAGGGTTTACCAAAGGCACCATAGGTGGAATGGAGTGGGAAGCTCAGGTGAAAGAAGCCTCAGACAATACCAAGTCTGCCGGTCAGACCTTAAGTCAGGCAAAGTTGGGTTACGACGAGCTGATAAGTCGGCTGGCTCAACTGGAGAACAAGGTGACCAACCCAGTGATCCAACGCGAGCTGGACAGTATTGGTGATGCAGCACAAAGCTCCCGTGCTGAGTTGGCTTCGGCTGATCAGGCGATTAAACGCAGCCTGGTGGCGCAGCAGCAATTGGTCAGTCAGGGATCATCGACAGTGGCCGAAACCACAGGCTGGGTGTTTTTAGGCAAAGTGACAGAAGATAAACATAGCTGGGAGCAAGGCTCGCCTAAAACCATCCACAGCATAGAGCCTGAAGCTTTAGTGGGAGCGACTTTGACCTTAAAAGATGATGTGTATTTACGTGACGATTCAGCCACTAATGTCAGAGCTATGGCGCCTTTGCTGGCTGTGGTGAAAATGGAAGAAAAGCTTGATGTGATCGATCTGGATTATTCGCATGCCAAAGCGGGCGGCTGGTTTGTCTGGGCTAAAGTAAAACGTCAGCCCACTTCTTAGCTTGGAGTCGCTTAAAAAAACAGGCCCAATTCAGGGCCTGTTTTTTTAGTGAAGCATAAAGAATTACAAGCTGGCTTTCAGCTGATACAACAAATCCAAAGCCTGACGGGCTGAGAGCTGATCAGGATCCAGTTTTGCCAGTTGCTCCAGTATAGGGTGAGGTTCGGCTTCGACAAACAATTGCTGTTGTAGCGGTTCTGCTGTTTTGGCCGCTGCTGGTGCTTTGGCGCTGACGACAGATTGTTGTTCCAACTGGGCCAGTTTTTGTTTGGCTTTTTGGATCACCACCCGCGGCACACCGGCCAGCTGTGCCACCTGTAAACCATAACTTTTACTGGCTGCGCCATCCTGCACCTGATGCATAAAGACGATGTGTTCGTCGTGTTCTACTGCATCCAGATGGATATTGGCTAAACCTTGTAACTGCGAGGCTAGTTCGGTTAGTTCAAAATAATGAGTAGCAAACAAAGTCATGGCTTTGAGTTGCTGAGCCAGATATTCAGCACAGGCCCATGCCAAAGACAAGCCATCATAAGTGCTGGTGCCACGGCCTATTTCATCCATCAGCACTAAACTTTGGGCTGTGGCATGATGCAAAATAGTGGCTGTTTCTGTCATTTCCACCATAAAAGTAGAACGGCCAGAGGCCAAATCATCGGATGCACCCACACGGGTGAATATTCTGTCGACAGGGCCTAATACAGCGCGCTCTGCCGGTACAAAACTGCCTATATAAGCCATCAGCACTATTAACGCATTCTGACGCATATAAGTCGATTTACCGCCCATATTCGGGCCTGTAATCATCAGCATGCGTCGCTCTGGCGAGAGCTTAAGTGGGTTGGCGATAAAAGGTTCAGTCATCACCTGTTCAACCACAGGGTGACGGCCAGCTTCTATCTGTATACCAGGCTCTGGCGTCAGCTCTGGCTGATGGTAGTTCAGTTGTTCAGCGCGCTCTGCGAAGTTGGTCAGTAAATCCAGTTCTGCCAAAGCCGCGGACAGTTGCTGCAATTCAGCAAGGTAAGGTGCTGTTAAATCAAATAACTCATCGTATAACTGCTTTTCCAACGCCAAAGCTTTGCTTTGACTACCAAGCACCTTGTCTTCGTATTCTTTTAATTCAGGAATAATAAAACGTTCGTTGTTTTTTAACGTCTGGCGGCGAATATAGTCCGCTGGCACCTGATCGGCAGCGCTGCGACCGGTTTCAATGTAATAGCCAGCAACTCTGTTAAAGCCGACTTTGAGTGAAGCAATACCAGTACGTTCTTTTTCACGTTGCTCCAGTCGCTCCAGATAATCAGTGGCACCAGTAGCGAGTTCCCGCCATTGATCCAATGCTGCGTTGTAGCCTGAAGCTATTACACCACCATCGCGAATCAGCATAGGTGGGGTTTCGACTATGGCACGCTCTAATAAACCACAAAGCTCTGGTAACGGTTGGCATTTAGTAGCGAGCTGCGTCAATAAAGGGCTGTGTAACAGAGTCAGTTCAGGGGACAGCTCTGGCAATAACTGCAAAGCAGCACGCAAACGCGAGAAATCACGAGGCCGGGCGCTTCGAAGTGCTAAACGGGCGATAACACGCTCCGTATCACCTACTTGTTTAAATAGCGGCTGTAAACTCTGGTGGTGTTGCTGCAATTCAGCCACGGCCTGATGACGGCCTGACACCAAAGTCTGATCGCGCAGCGGCGCATGGATCCAGCGCTTCAATAAACGACTGCCCATAGCGGTCTGGCATTGATCCAATACAGCGGCCAGGGTGTGGTCAAATTGGCCTGCTAAGGTTTGGGTTAGCTCTAAGTTACGTCGTGTTGCAGCATCCAGTACTATGCAGTCCTGATTGCGTTCTAAGGCGATAGAACGAATATGAGGTAACTGGGCGCGCTGGGTATCTTTGACATAACCCATTAAGCAACCCGCCGCCATTAATGCCACCGGTGCTTGTTCTACACCAAAACTTTGTAAGTCGCGGGTGCCAAATTGTTGGGTGAGTAAACGCTTGGCGTTGCTTAACTCAAACTCCCAGACAGGGCGGCGGCGCACGCCTTTACGGTTGATGACGCTATCCGGCCAGTCCTGTTCTTCAGCATATAAAATTTCCGCCGGATTTAACCGTTGTAATAAGGCCAATAAATCATCCAGATGGGTGACTTCATTAACTAAAAAGCGGCCGCTACTTAAATCTAAGTAAGCAAAACCATAACTGCCTTTTTGCTGATACAAAGCAGATACCAAGGTGTCCTGACGTTCATTCAGCAGCGCTTCATCTGTGACAGTGCCTGGCGTGACAATACGTACCACAGCACGTTCAACCGGGCCTTTGCTTAAGGCCGGATCGCCGATTTGCTCACAAATAGCGGCGGATTCACCCAGTTGCACTAAACGGGCTAAATAACCTTCAATCGAATGATAAGGCACGCCTGCCATAGGAATAGGCTGTCCTGCCGACTGGCCTCTTTTGGTCAGGGAAATATCTAACAGGGCAGATGCTTTTTTGGCGTCGTCATAAAACAGCTCGTAAAAGTCACCCATACGATAAAACAGCAAAATGTCAGGATGCTGGCATTTCAGGCCAAGGTACTGTTGCATCATCGGAGTGTGCGGGCTTAGGGCTTGCCCGTCTTTCTGTTCTGGCGGCATAATGGCTTAATAATTCCTGCGTTGGACCAAAGATGACAATTCCAGTAACCACCTATCAATTGGCGGCGGATCTCGGAGCGCTATTATTGCGGAAAAACTTCAGTATCACCACAGCAGAATCCTGCACTGGCGGTGGTATTGCTTATGTGTTGACCGCAGTACCCGGTAGTTCAGCTTATCTGGACCGATCTTTTGTCACCTACAGCAATAAATCCAAGCAACAACTCTTAGGGGTAAAAGCCGAAACTTTGTTGCAATACGGTGCTGTCAGTAAAGAAACAGTGCTGGAAATGGCGGTAGGTGCAGCCAAAGCTGCTGGTGCTGAAGTGGCGGTCGCTGTGTCTGGTATTGCAGGCCCTGATGGCGGTTCTGTTACTAAACCTGTGGGTACTGTGCATTTTTGTTTTGAAATTCAGGGCCATCAGGTATTGTCGCATCGTATTTTTGATGGCGACCGTGCGACAGTCCGCCAGCAGGCGATCGATTTTGTATTGCAGCAGCTGATCTTGTTATTGACAGACTAAAACAAAAAGACTACTGTATGAGCATACAGCACTTTGAGTGCATCCAAGAATTCACCGGAGAGAGCAATGGACGACAATAAACAAAAAGCACTGACCGCAGCCTTAGGTCAAATCGAACGCCAGTTTGGTAAAGGTTCAATTATGCGTTTGGGCGACAGCACAGCGCTTGATATCGACTTTATCCCTACAGGTTCGTTAGGTTTGGATATTGCGCTCGGCATAGGCGGTTTGCCTTGTGGTCGTATTGTTGAGATCTACGGTCCTGAATCTTCAGGTAAAACCACCTTAACTTTACAAGTTGTCGCTGAAGCTCAGCGCATGGGTAAAACCTGTGCTTTTATCGATGCTGAGCACGCTTTAGACCCTGTATATGCGAAAAAGTTAGGTGTAAATGTTGATGATTTATTAGTGTCTCAGCCGGATACAGGTGAACAGGCACTGGAAATCTGTGACATGTTAGTGCGTTCTGCTGCGGTAGACGTCATTGTTGTCGACTCCGTAGCTGCATTAACACCTCGCGCTGAAATTGAAGGCGATATGGGTGACAGCCACGTAGGTTTACAGGCGCGTTTAATGTCTCAGGCGCTGCGTAAACTGACGGGTAATATCAAACGTTCAAACACCTTATGTATTTTCATCAACCAAATCCGGATGAAAATTGGTGTGATGTTTGGCTCACCAGAAACGACTACTGGCGGTAACGCGTTAAAATTCTACGCTTCAGTCCGTTTAGATATTCGTCGTACTGGTTCTGTCAAAGATGGCGACGAAGTGACGGGTAACGAAACCCGCGTCAAAGTGGTGAAAAACAAAGTAGCACCGCCGTTTAAACAAGCCGAATTTATTATTATGTACGGCGCTGGTATCAGCAAAGATGGCGAGTTAGTGGACTTAGGTGTACTGCATAAGCTGATCGACAAAGCCGGTGCCTGGTACGCCTACAAAGGTAACAAAATTGGTCAGGGTAAAGCCAACGCCATGAAGTACCTGCAGGAAAACCCTGCTGTTGCCAAAGAAATTGAAGCCGAATTACGCCGTATGCTGTTACTGGAACCGTCGAAAGGTGCTCCGTCACCGGCAGAAGATTTTGGTATGGTGCCAGAAGACGCTGAAGCCGATCTGTAAGCTGCATTAGCCCTGGGCTGTAAGCTTAAAGAATAAGGGCAAAGAACAGGCGCAGATTAAAACAAACCCGGCTCAGGCCGGGTTTGTTGTTTTTGACTGTATGGCATTTGAGAAAACCAGATTTTATTTCCTGTCCTGTCGGCCCATTTTTAACATCAAAAGCTGATGATGCTGAGGTCTGAACTACTTGTATTCATTCATCAGCCATCTTTATTTTTATTTAGACGTCTAAACGTGTAGAAGTTGACATTTCCACTGCTTTGAGCCAGAGTAACCTCATTTTTCAGCCTTGTCGGAGATGCTATGCCTATTAAAGTCATTGATCAGTTACCTGCTGTGGAAGCTCTTTCTGCAGAGAATGTGTTTGTCATGACTGAAAGCCGGGCTTTATCGCAGGATATCCGGCCGCTGAAAATTGCCATTCTGAATTTGATGCCGAACAAAGTCGCGACTGAAATCCAGCTATTGCGCTTGTTAGCCAACAGTCCGCTGCAGGTGGATGTGGAGCTGATACGACTTGATAACCATGTCAGCAAACACACGCCACAAAATCATCTGGACTGTTTTTACCGCTATTTTTCTGATGTTCAGCAGCAAAATTATGACGGCCTGATTATCACGGGGGCGCCTTTAGGTTTAGTGAATTACGAGGATGTCAGTTACTGGCCTCAACTGGCAGAAATTCTGACCTGGGCTGATCGTCATGTGACTTCCACCTTATTTTTATGCTGGGCTGCTCATGCGGCTTTGTATCATTACTATGGCTTGCAGCGTGAAATTCGTGGTGAGAAGTTATCAGGGGTGTACTGGCAAAACGTCTCTCAACCTTTAAGTCCATTGGTACGGGGTTTTGATGATGAGTTTTTAGTGCCACATTCGCGTTATGCGCAGGTGCCGAAACAAAAGTATCAACATCACCCGGATTTGCATGTATTGGCAGAAGCCGATGCAACAGGGGCTTACTTGCTGCAAAACAGTACAGGCAGTCGGGTTTTTGTCACTGGCCATCCTGAGTATGATTTAACCACCTTAAACGATGAGTATCAGCGTGATTTAGCCGCAGGTCTTGAGCCTAAAATCCCTGAGAACTACTATAAACAAAACGATCCGGCTAAAGGTCCACATAAGTTATGGCAAAGTCATGCCTTTTTATTGTTCAGTAACTGGCTTAACTATTATGTGTATCAGGCCACACCTTTTGATATTCAGCAGATAGGGCGTTCGTCATGACCAATCGCACTGTGTTAACTCCAGACGCCCTTCGCGCGTTGTTGGCTGAGCGTATTCTGGTGTTAGATGGTGCTATGGGCACTATGATCCAGCAGTATAAATTACAGGAAGACGATTACCGCGGCACTGAATTTGCCGATTGGTCTACTGATCTGAAAGGCAATAACGATTTACTGGTGCTGACTAAACCTGAACTGATCCTGGATATCCATCGCCAGTACTTAGCTGCTGGTGCTGATATTCTGGAAACCAATAGCTTTAATGCCACGCCTATCGCTATGGCTGACTACGATATGTCGCATTTATCTGCCCGTATCAACCGCGAGTCAGCGGCTTTGGCGCGTCAGGCCTGTGATGAATACAGCACGCCAGATAAACCACGTTTTGTTGCAGGTGTATTAGGCCCAACCAACAGAACGGCTTCTATTTCACCTGATGTGAACGACCCAGGTTACCGTAATGTCGACTTTGATACTTTAGTCAGCGCTTACTGTGAGTCTACTCAGGCACTGATTGAAGGTGGTGCCGACATTATTATGTTGGAAACCATTTTTGATACCTTAAACGCCAAAGCCGCCGCTTTTGCTGTACTCAAAGTATTTGATGAGCTGGGTTTCAGTTTACCTGTGATGATCTCAGGTACTATCACCGACGCCTCTGGTCGTACTTTGTCCGGCCAGACTACTGAAGCTTTTTACCATTCATTAGCTCATGTTCAACCGGTCAGCTTTGGTCTGAATTGCGCTTTAGGTCCGGATTTATTGCGGCCTTATGTCGAGACTTTGTCTGGTATTTCACAATGTTATGTCTCAGTGCATCCAAACGCCGGTTTACCGAATGAATTTGGTGAATATGATTTAGGTGCAGTAGAGATGGCCAAAGAAATCGCCGACTGGGCAGAGCAGGGTTTTTTAAATATTGTTGGTGGTTGTTGTGGCACCACACCTGAACATATCCGTGCTATCAGTGATGTGGTTGCAGGAAAACCTGCGCGTCAGCCGAAAGAGAAAACGCACCAGTTTCATTTGTCTGGTTTAGAAGCTTTTGGTCTGGAGTGGTAATGCGACAACAAGCCCGTTTTATTAATGTTGGTGAACGCACCAATGTCACAGGCTCAGCCCGTTTTAAAAAGCTGATATTAGAAGGCGAATACGAAAAAGCGCTGGATGTTGCGCGTCAGCAAGTCGAAAGTGGTGCTCAGATCATCGATATCAACATGGATGAAGCCATGCTCGACAGCAAGGCGGCCATGGTGCGTTATCTGAATTTACTGGCGTCTGAGCCGGACATTTCCCGTGTGCCTATTATGGTCGATTCATCCAAGTGGGAAGTGATTGAAGCGGCGCTGAAATGTATTCAGGGTAAACCTGTCGTCAATTCTATTTCGCTCAAAGAAGGCATAGAGCCGTTTTTATACCAGGCAAAATTACTACGACGTTATGGTGCTGCTGTGGTGGTGATGGCCTTTGATGAAAAAGGTCAGGCTGACACTAAAGTCCGCAAAGTCGAAATCTGTCAGCGCGCTTATGACATTCTGGTCAATCAGATTGGCTTTCCGCCAGAAGATATTATCTTCGACCCGAATATTTTTGCTGTGGCGACCGGCATCGAAGAGCATAACAATTACGCGGTCGACTTTATTGAAGCCACCCGTGAAATCAAACGCTTATGCCCTTACGCTAAAATTTCAGGCGGTGTATCCAATATCTCCTTTTCGTTCCGTGGTAATGACCCGGTGCGCGAAGCCATGCACTCGGTATTTTTGTATCATGCCATTCAGGCTGGTATGGATATGGGCATAGTCAACGCCGGTCAACTGGCGGTCTATGACGATATTCCAGAGTTGTTGCGTGAGCGGGTTGAGGACGTGATCTTAAACCGACGTGAAGATGCGACAGAACGTTTGCTCGACATTGCGGCTGAGTTTAAAGGTGATGGTTCTGTTGCCGTCAAAGAAGACGAAGCCTGGCGCGCCTGGCCCGTGAATAAACGTCTTGAACATGCGTTGGTGAAAGGTATTACCGACTTTATCGATCAGGACACTGAAGAAGCCCGCTTAACTGTTGAACGTCCCTTGCACGTGATTGAAGGTCCGCTGATGGACGGCATGAACGTGGTAGGCGACTTATTCGGTGAAGGCAAAATGTTCTTGCCTCAAGTGGTTAAATCCGCCCGAGTCATGAAAAAAGCAGTGGCCTATTTACAGCCTTTTATTGAACTGGAAAAAGCCGGTACCGGCGCCCGGGCTCAGGGCAAAGTGCTGATGGCGACAGTCAAAGGTGACGTACACGACATAGGCAAAAACATTGTAGGCGTAGTGCTGCAATGTAATAACTATGAAGTCATCGACCTTGGCGTGATGGTGCCTTGTGCCACCTTGCTGCAAAAAGCCAAAGAGCTGAATGTAGATATTATCGGCTTGTCCGGTCTTATTACGCCGTCTTTAGATGAAATGGTGCATGTAGCCAAAGAAATGACCCGCTTAGGTTTTGATATCCCGCTGCTGATTGGTGGCGCTACGACATCCAAAGCTCATACAGCAATCAAAATTGCACCGAATTATCAGCATGGCGTGGTCTATGTGCCAAATGCTTCGCGCAGCGTGTCAGTGGTGCAGTCACTGATCAGCAAAGAACATAAACCGGCCTTTTTGGAACGGGTGAACGACGAATACGACAGAGCCCGTGACCAGCATGCCCGCAGTCGCCCTGGTGAGAAACTGCTGACTCTGGAGCAAGCCCGGGCTAATAAATTCAAACTGGATTTAACCAAAGTGGCACCTGCACCTAAACAGCCTGGTGTGCATTTATGGCAGGATGTTGATTTAGAAGTACTGCGCGATTATATCGACTGGACGCCATTTTTCCTGACCTGGCAATTGTCCGGTAAGTATCCTGCCATTTTGAATCATCCTGACGTGGGCATGGAAGCACGTCGTGTGCACAGAGACGCTAACGCTATTCTTGACTTGATGATCCGCCAGAAAAAAGTGCAGGGCAAAGCCGTATTTGGCTTTTTTCCGGCCAATAGTGATGGCGATGATATTGTCGTCTACACGGATGAGAGCAGAACAGCGGAGCGTTGCCGTTTGTTTAATTTACGTCAGCAACTACAGCTGCGTAACGACAATCCAAACTGCTGCTTAGCTGACTTTGTTGCGCCTGTGGGTTCTGGCATTGCTGATTACATTGGCGGTTTTGCTGTCAGTACGGGTTTTGGCGCTGATGAGCTGGCTGATGAATTTGCTGCTCAGCACGATGATTACAACAGTATAATGGTCAAAGCCTTAGCTGACCGTTTAGCTGAAGCATTAGCCGAATACCTGCATATGAAGGTACGACGTGAGCTATGGGGTTATGCACCGGACGAGGCTCTGGATAACGAGCAGCTTATTCGTGAGCTGTATCAGGGTATAAGACCTGCGCCTGGTTATCCGGCTTGTCCTGAGCATACGGAAAAAGGCACTTTATGGCAGTTGTTGGATGTGGAGGCTCAAACCGGCATCCAGCTGACTGAAAGTTATGCGATGTGGCCTGGTGCTGCAGTCAGTGGTTGGTACTTTGGGCATCCTGATAGCAAATACTTTGCTGTCAGCAAAATTGGCACCGACCAAAAAGATGAATACGCCGCGAAAAAAGGCTGGTCAGTTGAACAGGCGGAAAGCTGGTTAGCCCCGAACTTAGGCTAACCAAGCCAAAGAGTCAGAGCCAAGGCTCTGACCCTTTACTCAACTGGCGATGGCTGGGTCGACGATAAAACGTTGCAGCATTTTAGCGACCTGTCGCTCCGGTAATTCAAACTTAATACCTAAAGACAACTCCTGTAATTCCAGATGGCAGTTCATAATTTCCCCTGGGATCTGAATACGATCCTCTTCGCCAGGCACCAACAACTCCATCATCACAGACACTTTGCTGATTTGGCTGGCATCCGCATTCATCTTCATTGAAAAACGGCAGCCGCAAGGTGAAATGTCGATGACAAAGCCGTTATAAAGTGAAAAGGTCTCAGGCAAAGTTCCTTGTTCCAATGGGTTAACATAAGCCGGAATAAAAGCCCGGATCCGCTGTTTTGCCCGTAAGGATCGGTTTTCAATTTGTTGGGGATATTCCAAAAACAGCAGGTGCACAGGATGATGAGAGATGGTTTTAATCATGGCTCTAAAGGCAATACACTCGCCTAAATCACCTTCCAGCAGGCAGCGCACAACCGTCATATTACCTTCAACAAACACATCTTTGTAGCCACCATCGACCACTTGTTGAGGCAGTTTCAGCACCAGATAGCGGTTTTTCTCATAGCCGACCAATGAAGTGCGTACCCTCAGACTGCTGGGCTGTGAGAACTGCAAGTCCACCTGCGAGCCAGGATGCAAATGACGGATTTTTTCATGCACTACGGGTGAAAGTAACGACTGTTCCATCGAGAGTCACCTTTGTTTGTTATTTGAACAAAACAGCAGCTTTGATTAATAGTGCAAATATGATAAAAATGCAAAGTTATTTTCTGCTTTTGGTACTAAATTTACTATTTTACCAAAGGGTGAAAAAATGGGATGAGAGGGGGAGGGGGAAAATAGAATAGCCGATAAATATGCCCTATAGTTTATGTATGAAAGATTGATGCAGATGATGAATATGAAATACTTTCTGAACATCTGTGTAGCTGTGCTTTTAACTGCATGTCAGCAAAACAATAGCCCAACTACTGCCCCTGACACCTTATGGAATGATGACTTGTTTCAGCCAGTGGCTGAGGTTGTGGAATCACCTGAGCAAATTTTTGCCTTACCTGATCAAGTTAAAATGGAAATCCGGTCTCTGACTCGATCTTCAGATTCTGCACGGGAAAAAACCGATGCATTACTCACTTATTTGTTTTCAAAAAAAGGCACCAACTTGTTGTATCAAAACGA of Rheinheimera sp. MM224 contains these proteins:
- a CDS encoding homocysteine S-methyltransferase family protein — encoded protein: MTNRTVLTPDALRALLAERILVLDGAMGTMIQQYKLQEDDYRGTEFADWSTDLKGNNDLLVLTKPELILDIHRQYLAAGADILETNSFNATPIAMADYDMSHLSARINRESAALARQACDEYSTPDKPRFVAGVLGPTNRTASISPDVNDPGYRNVDFDTLVSAYCESTQALIEGGADIIMLETIFDTLNAKAAAFAVLKVFDELGFSLPVMISGTITDASGRTLSGQTTEAFYHSLAHVQPVSFGLNCALGPDLLRPYVETLSGISQCYVSVHPNAGLPNEFGEYDLGAVEMAKEIADWAEQGFLNIVGGCCGTTPEHIRAISDVVAGKPARQPKEKTHQFHLSGLEAFGLEW
- a CDS encoding flagellar brake protein, translated to MEQSLLSPVVHEKIRHLHPGSQVDLQFSQPSSLRVRTSLVGYEKNRYLVLKLPQQVVDGGYKDVFVEGNMTVVRCLLEGDLGECIAFRAMIKTISHHPVHLLFLEYPQQIENRSLRAKQRIRAFIPAYVNPLEQGTLPETFSLYNGFVIDISPCGCRFSMKMNADASQISKVSVMMELLVPGEEDRIQIPGEIMNCHLELQELSLGIKFELPERQVAKMLQRFIVDPAIAS
- the metH gene encoding methionine synthase, coding for MRQQARFINVGERTNVTGSARFKKLILEGEYEKALDVARQQVESGAQIIDINMDEAMLDSKAAMVRYLNLLASEPDISRVPIMVDSSKWEVIEAALKCIQGKPVVNSISLKEGIEPFLYQAKLLRRYGAAVVVMAFDEKGQADTKVRKVEICQRAYDILVNQIGFPPEDIIFDPNIFAVATGIEEHNNYAVDFIEATREIKRLCPYAKISGGVSNISFSFRGNDPVREAMHSVFLYHAIQAGMDMGIVNAGQLAVYDDIPELLRERVEDVILNRREDATERLLDIAAEFKGDGSVAVKEDEAWRAWPVNKRLEHALVKGITDFIDQDTEEARLTVERPLHVIEGPLMDGMNVVGDLFGEGKMFLPQVVKSARVMKKAVAYLQPFIELEKAGTGARAQGKVLMATVKGDVHDIGKNIVGVVLQCNNYEVIDLGVMVPCATLLQKAKELNVDIIGLSGLITPSLDEMVHVAKEMTRLGFDIPLLIGGATTSKAHTAIKIAPNYQHGVVYVPNASRSVSVVQSLISKEHKPAFLERVNDEYDRARDQHARSRPGEKLLTLEQARANKFKLDLTKVAPAPKQPGVHLWQDVDLEVLRDYIDWTPFFLTWQLSGKYPAILNHPDVGMEARRVHRDANAILDLMIRQKKVQGKAVFGFFPANSDGDDIVVYTDESRTAERCRLFNLRQQLQLRNDNPNCCLADFVAPVGSGIADYIGGFAVSTGFGADELADEFAAQHDDYNSIMVKALADRLAEALAEYLHMKVRRELWGYAPDEALDNEQLIRELYQGIRPAPGYPACPEHTEKGTLWQLLDVEAQTGIQLTESYAMWPGAAVSGWYFGHPDSKYFAVSKIGTDQKDEYAAKKGWSVEQAESWLAPNLG
- the recA gene encoding recombinase RecA → MDDNKQKALTAALGQIERQFGKGSIMRLGDSTALDIDFIPTGSLGLDIALGIGGLPCGRIVEIYGPESSGKTTLTLQVVAEAQRMGKTCAFIDAEHALDPVYAKKLGVNVDDLLVSQPDTGEQALEICDMLVRSAAVDVIVVDSVAALTPRAEIEGDMGDSHVGLQARLMSQALRKLTGNIKRSNTLCIFINQIRMKIGVMFGSPETTTGGNALKFYASVRLDIRRTGSVKDGDEVTGNETRVKVVKNKVAPPFKQAEFIIMYGAGISKDGELVDLGVLHKLIDKAGAWYAYKGNKIGQGKANAMKYLQENPAVAKEIEAELRRMLLLEPSKGAPSPAEDFGMVPEDAEADL
- a CDS encoding CinA family protein, whose amino-acid sequence is MTIPVTTYQLAADLGALLLRKNFSITTAESCTGGGIAYVLTAVPGSSAYLDRSFVTYSNKSKQQLLGVKAETLLQYGAVSKETVLEMAVGAAKAAGAEVAVAVSGIAGPDGGSVTKPVGTVHFCFEIQGHQVLSHRIFDGDRATVRQQAIDFVLQQLILLLTD
- the mutS gene encoding DNA mismatch repair protein MutS → MPPEQKDGQALSPHTPMMQQYLGLKCQHPDILLFYRMGDFYELFYDDAKKASALLDISLTKRGQSAGQPIPMAGVPYHSIEGYLARLVQLGESAAICEQIGDPALSKGPVERAVVRIVTPGTVTDEALLNERQDTLVSALYQQKGSYGFAYLDLSSGRFLVNEVTHLDDLLALLQRLNPAEILYAEEQDWPDSVINRKGVRRRPVWEFELSNAKRLLTQQFGTRDLQSFGVEQAPVALMAAGCLMGYVKDTQRAQLPHIRSIALERNQDCIVLDAATRRNLELTQTLAGQFDHTLAAVLDQCQTAMGSRLLKRWIHAPLRDQTLVSGRHQAVAELQQHHQSLQPLFKQVGDTERVIARLALRSARPRDFSRLRAALQLLPELSPELTLLHSPLLTQLATKCQPLPELCGLLERAIVETPPMLIRDGGVIASGYNAALDQWRELATGATDYLERLEQREKERTGIASLKVGFNRVAGYYIETGRSAADQVPADYIRRQTLKNNERFIIPELKEYEDKVLGSQSKALALEKQLYDELFDLTAPYLAELQQLSAALAELDLLTNFAERAEQLNYHQPELTPEPGIQIEAGRHPVVEQVMTEPFIANPLKLSPERRMLMITGPNMGGKSTYMRQNALIVLMAYIGSFVPAERAVLGPVDRIFTRVGASDDLASGRSTFMVEMTETATILHHATAQSLVLMDEIGRGTSTYDGLSLAWACAEYLAQQLKAMTLFATHYFELTELASQLQGLANIHLDAVEHDEHIVFMHQVQDGAASKSYGLQVAQLAGVPRVVIQKAKQKLAQLEQQSVVSAKAPAAAKTAEPLQQQLFVEAEPHPILEQLAKLDPDQLSARQALDLLYQLKASL
- the metA gene encoding homoserine O-acetyltransferase MetA codes for the protein MPIKVIDQLPAVEALSAENVFVMTESRALSQDIRPLKIAILNLMPNKVATEIQLLRLLANSPLQVDVELIRLDNHVSKHTPQNHLDCFYRYFSDVQQQNYDGLIITGAPLGLVNYEDVSYWPQLAEILTWADRHVTSTLFLCWAAHAALYHYYGLQREIRGEKLSGVYWQNVSQPLSPLVRGFDDEFLVPHSRYAQVPKQKYQHHPDLHVLAEADATGAYLLQNSTGSRVFVTGHPEYDLTTLNDEYQRDLAAGLEPKIPENYYKQNDPAKGPHKLWQSHAFLLFSNWLNYYVYQATPFDIQQIGRSS